The genome window tctTCAAAATAAAGGACTTAATAAAACGAATACCGTAGAAAATTTATGATCACGACCGTAAGTGACTGTGTCAAGGTCATGAGTCTATGATTCTTGACACAGCTTTATAactttctgaaaataaaaaattacgtgGAAGTACtaaccaattttaataatattggagtcatttattttgatactaaGCTTTCACgattgtttgtaatttaattaaaatctgtttacaaaattaatttaaaagtataaatttgtattattactttatcagTCATCGTATAAACAAAAGTTtgctagaaatattttataaacattgaaatatcaatcttaacatcttactaatgtaGCCGTTAAAGTTTTGCAAATTTCGCGAAACGCAATATAGTTGAAGTTAacgatttaataattaaaaataatgttttcatcCACTCATATTTCGGAGCAGTTAACGCAATAAACGCTCCAATTCTTTCCGTTACATTGCTCACCAACGCCTTTCGTTTTGTCAAGAATTTCGTCCGTTTTAATGCTAAAAACTTGCTTCAATTCTTTGATGAACCTTGCACAAGACATTTTATTCAGCTATTTTTACTTAGTCTAACGgcgtaataaattttttctttgttataatTCCAGTTACTGCTGTCTTGTACGGTGATTAGCACCGCAGCGTGGTCACGACCCTTCTACCCTGTTCATAGACTTCGAGCACCAGTTCGGGTAACAAGATTTGCCCCACCGCCATATCCAGTACACCACGCCCATCATCATAATGCTCCAGGTCAGTTATTAAAGTAGGCAAATTTGCAAGAACAACACTTGGTATTGAGAATAAACGTGTAGAAAAAACACGCTACAATATATACTCGTATCTGTTCTGGAGTTACGTGGTggtaacaaataacaaatatccacccatccatacatcctaacattgttatctatatatataaaagaaagtcgtgttagtttcactatttataactcaagatcggtcgaactgaattagctgaaaattgatggggaggtagcttagaactagcagacggacataggattttttttatcttgtgtgcatttttttttattccgcgcggacggaatcgcgggtaaaagctagtttataatattagtaagataattagaataaaattttatttctttttagcaCCGGTCCGTGAAGAGGAGCCTCAAGCGCATAGACCAAAGCGAGGCTACTACGACCACGATCACGATCTGGACCAAGACCGTCGCGAGACCAGCGGTATCACCGGTTCTGTCCACACATTCGTGAAGACTGACAAAAACGCCAACTACAAATGGGGTGTACGTCATCACGTGGGAAACAAGTACGCTTCATAACATCGTTTTACgatttttgttatgttatttatttagttgttgttgttgatgtaattgttgtttttattgctttatagTTTAAGGAATTGtgatatagatttttaacaataaatttatttttggacTTCTTGtgcgtattttttttgtattatttacaaattttttaaatttttttgaagatctaaatgtataaaatattaggtccttacatatgaaattggcgttttgtatgggaggaacaaaaagtcgaatattttttaatataatatatttaattaatcaaagtatgaaccatttctatgcacttttgccatctcataggtagttaattgatccctttactaaaaaaaccagtcggacgggtatcaataaaatctttgaaggcgatttggactgccccatcggagttgaattttttcccttgcaagaagttatccaaatttcgaaaaaaatggtaatctgttggagcaaggtccggggagtacggaggatgtcttagactttccaattgaagctcttctaatttagtagccgtctgttgcgcagtgtgtggtctagcgttgtcgtgaagcagcagtggcgtggagcgattgaccagcctaggttgtttagccgctagcttttccatcatggtttgcaattgctgacaatagacatcagccgtgatagtctggccagatttgagaaaactgtaatgaacaataccggcactagtccaccaaacgcttacaagtaacttttttggggttatttttcgcttggggcaggatttggctggctggccaggatccaaccattgcgctgagcccttccgattatcgtaaagaacccatttttcatcacaggtaatgattcggtttaaaataccttcattattgtgccggtttagtaatgtaacgcaacagtcgacgcgcgtttgacagtttgcttcagtcaattcgtgaggtacccacctttcaagctttttaatcttcccaatttgcttcaagtgaattaaaacagttttatcactaacatcgcagccagcagctaactcggacgtggtttgcgatggatccgcttccacaatagccttcaactcttcattatcaacttgagtctcaggccgtccacggggcttgttctgcagatcgaaatttccagaacgaaaacgttggaaccaaaaacgaactgtgttttcttttgcaacacgaccgccatacacatcattcacccttcgagtcgtttccgcagcactagtgccacggcggaactcgtactcgtaaataatgcgatattttaagttttccattttgtaaaatgagtgatgcaaacagaaaaaaacagaagaaaaaaaaacaaatgaatgacggtcatcgaaccacaaatacgtgagtctatagctgtacaaatttgaatttggaattccttaccaaagaggagaaattcgtgattaaagtggccagtacgaaaaacgccaatttcatatgtaaggacctaatattatttttaattcttgttccatgtatattttgcataattatatttgtaagtaaaacATATACAGAATTACAGTAAGGATGTACATTATATTGAATTCTAGACTATTCAATAGCTATTACAATTGTTATAGTATACAATACACTTAAGTTGATCTCAAAACCACgtcgtataatttttttttaaatattgttttgtaaaaaagaaTTACACAGTGGTCAAGTcaatgattattatttgaaaaatatgttatataaaacatttttttgctacGTTACGGAAAAAAAGATCCAACtcgaaaaaagaaataacgttCTTCACATATTATAAGTACGgtataaggatttttttattatctgtgtatTACAGATATACATCTAATTGAGAATAGACTTGCACGTGTtcacaatataaaattgtcgATTTTGTGGGTGATATAATCTCTTTCGATTAGGGTACAGTGCCACTAGATCCGGTTCAATTGATACTGTCCTCGTTTCTAGACTGACattcgagtttttttttaattaggaatCATGATACAACAACGTAATAATTGATTAGGCCGTACTGATTATATCAAACAAGCTTTATCTAGTAACTGTTGCAAGATATTATATCGTTGATGTCTTTTAGTAGAAAGAATGACGaatttcactttattttacttcttgGATATAAACTCAAATAAgttgaatgaattaaaaaaagaaggtaatttaaaattgtacagcggtcaatttttctttcattatacTTTACTGTTAAAAGATGtagagttatcatttttttaaccgTAAATAACAGcgtattttaacattgtaatatttgaatCTGTTTTCTATCTCTACATATAtagttttatacatatagggttgccaggtcgccaaacctactagtcTGACAGACCAGTcggtttggccggacatttgggtaaaaaggtcggacaccctatattgtttatgattttgtctcagtattaataggtacactctcgtttgagaaatgtaaaaagcctaacaaaagctggaaaaccgtttattttggccggacacgcaaacAAAAAGCCTACCAAtctccggctttatccggacgcctggcaacgatgttaagatggatgtcTGGCGTAACgcgaaaagataaaatatgaaatgagtATAGTACGAAGTCTGAAAGTAGCACCAGTAgtagaaaaattgagaagtaaaaggttaTCGTGGTATGGACATGTTACGATTAGGGAATAAGGAGAAGTTTAAGTATGAATGTGGATGGATACACtggtagaggtaggcctaggaagagatagATTGCGTGAAAGGCGACATGATCAAGATGGGAGTGACGAGAGCAATGACAGTAAATAGATTGATATGCAGGATAGGAACCTGGTACGCAGACCCTATGTAAGTGGAACAAGGTCAGGGAGATGAagtaaatgtaacaaaaagtaTTGCCTACCAAAACATTCAAGTTATCTATTTCGCTACGTaagtcatttaataaattgatacaataattcgttacaattatttatttaagttgcacatagaatttttatctttaaattctaggaatattttctattacaaGGCGCACGTATAAATGCTAACtgtactaatttaaatattgttttacttgGCAAGTATTTTAGTTGCCAAGTTAGCCCTATAAAGCGACCACGCCTGTTCACTCGGCCGAATGTATTATGaaacttacaattaaaaattcacatGACCAATGTATGATCTTTTAAGTTCATGCAAGGATAGTACTTATGTCTTACTTAGTAATGATGGTTTTAGCTTGAACAAAGTAAATGTTGATGTAGAAACTTGTGTCGACTGTCTGCTTGTCGGTATCTCTCAGTCAAGTGTGACATAATTTTCACGTTACTGCCATAGCCACTCCGGTTTGTTGGTTATTAATCGATCTCTCTCTTATAACTTCGTACGATAAAATGACCAAATTGAGTCcattttacttttcattatTCAACTCTATCACGAAAGAAAAATGGCACAAAGGCTTTCCAGACAGAAATATACAttcccttttttattttcacaaattttcctttataatGGCTAGTGTGTTTATGAATTGTCTAAATTTACGTCAGCCGGTAACATATGAATATTCAAAATAGgaagtgaaaaatattttcagaaaatTTGTATACAGATATCACGTAATAGTTTGAGGGAATTGAGAATTTAATCGATTAGTTGTTTTAAAGCATAATACATAAACTTTTACGTTGTTTCTTgaacttttgcatttaaacataataatttagaataagCTACTTAATTGTGTAGCATTTctagaataatttttgttaaggCCTAGTTATAGAAACAAAGTAACTTGTTGAATCAAAGCTGGCGACCATGTAGAAGAAACCTGACGATgacttttttcaatttttttatcaagctATTAATTAAATGGCAAGGCCAataacatttctatataaGCACAATTGTTATAACTTGACTTGTATCTGTTAATTGTCATTTAGGTAATGTCCTCTTACACGTgacgttttataaaaaaaaactttttgtatgTGATATATACTGATATGTGGTTACGAATTGCATCTACTCAGCTTTTGCTTCATTCTTACTTAAACGCGCCTGTTGAAGTTCATGACACTTAATCTTGTCTCTATTATTATTGGTTCGAATCCTCACCATTGCTGTCAACCAAAACTGCCAGCGCTAAAATGCTGATAATCAAAAAGGAACAACATATCATGgtttatagcctgtccatgcACAGAGGTCAGTGTTTATacatgacttttttttaattaaacaaatgacaATCTTAGTGTATGCCAATTccaaaaatgaaaatagtaaattacGTCGGTACAAACTTAAATGTGCATTAAACTAACACggacaatttaattaaaaatttggttATCCAATACATGTAGATCATTGGCCCAGATTCTACTGTAATTGATATTGTCTGAGCTTGAGTTACGTCTGTGCATTTAATACGCCTGTGC of Papilio machaon chromosome 6, ilPapMach1.1, whole genome shotgun sequence contains these proteins:
- the LOC106714454 gene encoding uncharacterized protein LOC106714454 → MDRYTLLLLSCTVISTAAWSRPFYPVHRLRAPVRVTRFAPPPYPVHHAHHHNAPAPVREEEPQAHRPKRGYYDHDHDLDQDRRETSGITGSVHTFVKTDKNANYKWGVRHHVGNKYAS